DNA sequence from the Dreissena polymorpha isolate Duluth1 chromosome 3, UMN_Dpol_1.0, whole genome shotgun sequence genome:
AACTGATAGGCATTTGAAAATTACAACATAGACTTGCGAAAGAAATTTAGACCTCAATAAAGACAAGGAACACACCGAACTATCTTATTTCACTTAGAAACAGCTTTCCTACATTTTTCACAAAGCAAGGGTTTCAAACTTAATGTGTACTTAATACACAATTATGGCTGTTACAAGTGAAATCTGCATTTATAATGtttgttagaatttttttttttttcctaacAAATACTGGGGGGGGGCTTCAATCAATAAGTATTAAAAGTTGCACCTACTACAAATATTCCAGCTTCATTAAGTCTTATAAATGATACCCGATATAATGACTTAAGATTTATTGTAGTTTAAAGACATAATGTGATATCATATTGTTTCTATAAGGATACTGTGACAGTGTTTGTTGAAGAGGGCAGACATTTCCGGGACAGAGACAGCACTGAATAGTAGCGTCTGACGGTAGAACTTGGACCAGCCGTTGAGCGTCCACATACGAACCCGAGAGAAGTCAACCCCGTGAGATTCCTGGGGCTGAAGGTGAAGATGTCGCATGATGTGCTGCAAGGGAAGGGTGATTGTAATAATAGTTAGCAGCGCTATGGCAAATTAgggcagaatgcatgtgcatttagtgtcattccagatttgcctgtgcagtcgacacacactaatcaggaacaacactgtcTTCTTCtatagtattttttattaaaagataGTCTTTTCTTATTGATATTCCAGTTTAGGCAGAAGCAGAGGCTCTATAATGTCATGTAAATCATTGTTAAACTTGACAGGTAATGGTGAAGTGAATGACCatcaacatattttgttaatatgtacGCCAGTCCTGCTTTTGgtctatacatgtatttatgtctGACCGAGacttaataaaagtaaaaacatgttatactaatgagccgcgttctgataaaactgggcttattgcatgtgcgtaaagtgtcatcccagtttagcctgtgcagtccgcacaggctaatcagagacgacacttccgcttaaactagattttcggtaaaaagggacttcctttaaacgaaaaataccattcaagcggaaagtgtcgtccctgattagcctgtgctgactgcacaggctaatctgggacgacactttacgcacatgcattttgcccaattctctcagaacaaggctcaaataattATGAAAGCCTCGTACCAACACATGGTCCCAGTTCTGCATCATGAGCACATCTGCCTGATCAATGATGAGCATCTCTATGGAACTGAGGAAGTCATAGTCACGTTCCTTCTCCCTGTAACATAGCAACCAAACCATAGCTACCATATCATAGCAACTGTACCATAGAAACCATTGTATTGGAAGAACAACATAGAAACCATAACAAAGAAACCATACAATATCAGTCAAAACTTATTTACCACAACCTAGCAACCATTACATAGCAGTCGTAACATTGGAACCACAACATAGCAACCATAACACATCAGGCGTAATATAGCAACAATAACATAGCATCAGCAGAATAGCAACCCAGTCTGGTTTATAATAACTGGTATACACAAAAGTTAGCAATTAAGTGTTGTTTATGATTACAGGTGCATACATGTCACAAAGTGTGTATCCAGTCAGGTTTATGAGTACAGGTGCATACATGTCACAAAGTGTGTATCCAGTCTTGTTTATGAGTACAGGTGCATACATGTCACAAAGTGTGTATCCAGTCCGGTTTATTATTTTTGATACATAAGTGTTATCTAGTATGTGATGACTTAGGACTTGCTTAGTAGATATAGAATCGGTTTTTTACTACAGTACAGGAGTAGtacttataaattattgatacaAATACATTCTGCATGCGTATGATGCATTTAGAAGATGGTATTACCCTTCTGCTCCAATCAGCCTGCGCAACCCAAGCGGTGACGCCAGGATGATATCTGACATGTAGAACTGGGTGTAGAGTTTCAAAGTCTTCTTGGCTACTCCAAGCCCTATACGGAAATGGTCATCAATGTTGCCTTCGAAGGTTGCCTCAAAGTCCTCTGAAAGCCAAAGTACAGAAATAATTGTTGTAATAGGATACAGTATTCAAtctggtgtagtggatatggtgtctgcctagcaactgAGAGGTCACAAGTTTGCCACCAACTGATCTCCAccagacacccaagtactggttctacccagggaaCGTACTTCTTGTACCGTCACACAGAATCAAAAGGACCCCTACACGTAGAAGAAGAAGGAAATCATTTGGTACGTGACAAAATATCAATCAAAGTTTAGACAAAGTAAGGAGAGAACATGCATaaataatcatatacatgtataatatatgaCAATGTACATCATTTCAAATATTAAGAACACATCAGTTTAgaggaaattatttatttaagtttttaaatttAGAGAGTATTTAAATTATGATAAGACAGCATTGAAGGAGTTTCAATGAGAGGCTTTATGTAAAGAGAAGACTTCTTGAACTATGTGAATTGGGATATTTAGGAATAATATTATAGAGCAGAACTACAGTTGAGGGAAAGaggtttaaaatgaaataaaatctagAAGGCAACTTGTGAGGCAAAGGGATCAGTGGTTAAATCAATACCAATAGTTAATCAACACCTTGGTTAATTTTCAAACGAGCACATATTTGATAATCTATTGTGAATTTATCACTGTCACAATTCAGCGCAAATAAAGAACTTCTTCTGTGGAATTTAGAAATCATAGTATAAGCAAGTCTCCAAACTTtaatattatacctcacataaatttgtttcttctttgcataTATAAACTTCATGTTATTTTGAATCTGTAAAGAGGTGCGCCCATGTAATAGTGACCGCTAGAAtgtttatttgtaacatttgtgcaagttttacaaCGAAGAGATTTCTGCTTTATATAGTTAGGGTAAACACACAATTCGTTTGGCAGGTCACAAGCGTGTGTCTTGTATTATTAATCACAtcttgaaaaatacaaaaattaaatgctatatttatgATCAATGTTTAGAAACATGTTGTCTGTAATAAAAGCagatatttctatataaaatgtatctcaatatgtgaaattctttacaataaaaaaatgaattttgtttaaagaagcaAATTTTTCCGAGTCCTATTTttgcagggagacaactcgcgcacaacaataatGCTGTGCATATTCTTAATTGTAACGATTCGTTTGGCAGGTCatgagtgtgtgttttttattagtAATATCAtcttaaaaattacaaaaaaataaatgccatatttgggatcaatgttttgcaacatgcTTTCTGTGATATAAGCAGTTACCTTTATATAAGATGTATCTTAATATGtaaaatgctttacaataaaaatgaattttgtataaagaagtgAATTTTTCCGTGTCCAACTTTTGCAGGTAGACAACTCGCGCACTtaatagtaactgataaatatttatggaatttatctagtgttattaatttttatttctattgacatttatctgcacaaaaatgttcggtattatataagaaatagaaaagctcacttcaggcccaatggTAGAatgtcactattctgccatagggccctcggtgaggttttctatttcttaaataacaatacatttaaccAATGGTGAACATTTTGAAAAGACTTCTTTAATTTGAGCCTTGATCTGGTAAAACTGAGCTCAATGTATGAGCTTAAAGTGTTGaagcagataagcctgtgcagtccgcacaggctaatcagggtcaaaactttctgcctagactggatttgttaagaagaaacttcGGTTAAacacaaaaattccataaaagcggaaagtgtttcccTGTGCAGACTTTACAGGCTATTATGAAACCaaactttatgcatatgcattaagctttCCAAGAACAAGGCTAATATGATATGGAGCTAACCAGGCTTATATCCTTTCTTTGGCTCATCCTCCTCAGGCAATGTGTACTCCTGGTAAAACCTCTTCTTGTTGGAAACAAAACTCTGCATTGTCTGCAAACAATGTTTGACACATATTAAACCAAACATTCAAGAAGGCTCAGTTTATCTGTAAAACTGGTGGGTTTGATGGTGGGTTTGATGGTGGAACTGCTGAGATGTAAATACAATGCCATCATAGCATAATTATAACAGAGTTGTGCTCAACCAAAACCGGCCTTTACATTAAGTATTGTCACAGAATAGCGGCACAGGCTTTGCGGagacaatactttctgcctagactagattttcttttaaaagagaccttcttttaacaaatatttaaattaaagcgAAAAGTGAAGACCTTGATGAGCCTCTAAGCCAACAgaacaggctaacctgggataacactttacacacaagcattaagccctgagGCTAACCTcggattacactttacacacaagcattaagccctgagGCTAacctgggattacactttacacacaagcattaagccctgagGCTAACCTGGGATAACATTTTACACACAAGCATAAAGCCCTGAGGCTAacctgggattacactttacacacaagcattaagccctgagGCTAACCTGGGATTACACTtgacacacaagcattaagccctgagGCTAACCTGGGATTACACTtgacacacaagcattaagccctgagGCTAacctgggattacactttacacacaagcattaagccctgagGCTAacctgggattacactttacacacaagcattaagtccTGAGGCTAacctgggattacactttacacacaaaaGCCCTGAGGCTAacctgggattacactttacacacaagcattaagccctgagGCTAacctgggattacactttacacacaagcattagcCCTGGTTCCCCAGAGAAAGGCTCAAGTGTCATTGGAAGGAGTAATCAGGGTGAAGGATCATGTGACTTTGTGGGAACCAGTAAGCGGTGCTttttttcgaataactttttcaaacaatttttctttagaatttcaACTAGGGCATAAAAGACCAATATTtaagctgcttatggcaatgtgaaatacatcagaattactttatttaaaaagcatgtgttcatgttaaaaaaatctatgtgtactgcattcatttataGGGTTATGCTTCACGTAGCATGAAATTTGTCACCAATTTCAGtcatattcaatgatttattcttttaTACCTTGAGATATCGACACAAACAGAAGGAAAAACTGTCTTATATGCACTAAAAAAATTtgcaaatgaattttaataacttgagatatttgcaaaaacaagagattgcaaagcaatatggtcccctacccaTGAAACTCTAccattgtcattaaaaaaaaaatttttaaatatgcatttgttgccatagcaaccagaatttttgacgtaggaacaaaatgaaatgacatgcataatctccataaagccatctatccatatttcaagtttcatgaaaaaatatgaagaacttatcacaggatccagaaaagtgtgacggactgactgactgacagacagactgacagacagacggagtgcaaaccataagtcccctccggtttcaccggtagggaacaATAAAATGTGCCTGAGTACAAAAAAATGCCACCAATGAAAAATAGGCTCCTTATCCTTCCATTAGAAAAAAAAGAGTATGCATTATTGATCCTAAGTGTTTTATTTATAACAACTCTAGAGTTTTCAAAATGGATAAgatattaattgtttatgaaatatgAACTACTGTCTTACTTGATCGGTCGGATTGAGAAGCTCGATGAGAATATCTACAATTTTCTTCGCCGAATCACGGAAAGGCACAATCATAAGCACCTTTGGTCTGGTCAGTCCTTGGTCTCTGAAATCACTGCAATGTAACCTTGAAGGTCAATAGAAGAATGACTAGGGCATTGTGTGCAATGATATAAACTGATTGATGACAAAAGAAGGATGAATCTTGTGCTAAAGAGAGGTTCTTTTAAGTCAAGAGCCAATTGATCAAATGTATACATAGAAACTTTGCAATGTCATTATTGTAATATTATTGTGAGATATGGCCTGTAAGAACTATTAAATTTTTAATGCGATAACTGTTGAGTTCTTTTTAGAAAACAGGCATTTTATAACCAATGAAAACAGCGCTTGTCATTTCATATTGCCTAGATCAACAGATAAACCTGACACAGTTAAATTCTTTGAGAACTATAAACATGTAAACACATGGCACTATAGACGTGGAACAATCTTACTCATCAACATCCTGGTGTCCTTTTTGTTTGATCTTTGTGTTGTGGGCCACCACCTGCTTCCTTGTTCTGGAATTGGGAAAGTTGAAGAAATATCACAATGCCTATGAGGCCATTTAAACACCATAAACAAAACATCTAGATATTCAAGTGCAGATGAGCCACAAtagtatataaataaacatacatggGTATGCGTGTTCCAAGCCACATGTCTAACAATTGTATTCAAGTCTTCAACAATTTTGGAGAAAAGATTCTAATCCATACAAACAATTCAGCCCATTTTTACCATCAGAAAGCAGTTTAAATCAGACAATTCTAGCTGACATGGTATGTGATCAAGCAATTTCTAGAATAAGTCTATTGACCTACTTGAGCACATGGTTGAGAGCATGAAGGCAATAAGCCAGTCGCAGTTGCTCCCCTTTGTCTTTGTCCCTCTCACTGTAGAAGACATCCTACAAACAATACCATACAATATACTCAAGAACATCAAGCAGAAAATTGAGCTCTGAGAAAATGTCTCAAATGCAAGTGCATATTtataatgtcgtcccagattagccttagcagtctgcacaggcttatcaggggcaacacaccgcctaaattggatttttgctacagtgattttttttgcttttatttgttacagcctgtgccatttgaattgggaaaattagcgcaataaaccatgaaattgggaaaaatagtgcaataaaccatgaaattgggaaaaataaagcattataaatatgattataagtaacaaaattaaaattgtttttaagtgcatgttctgggggttttctagccattttgggaaaaaaagtctGGTAAAATTgtgattgttttaattgataaaagtggcaaatttgggaattatttatcgacaaaaaggacgaaattaaagttatatattttgtagaatgttaaaataaaaaaaatgagacCTACAGTTCAGAAATCATAAGTTATAAGAggcttctttcttaaaaaattttttttttggggggggggaaattttggtaagctttttgggaaaaaacgtaaatttttgcgattgggaagcagccgaaaatcggcggtaattttgagcaaaaaaaatcactgtgctaagaagatacttcctttaaatataaaataccataaaagcggagtgtCGTCCCTGGAAAGActatgcagacagcacaggctattctgggacaacactttacgcacatgccttaagcccaattttctcagaggGCAGCTCATTTCATTGCTAAACGACATAAGCACAAAGATGGTGGCAAATCTGCTCCAAAAATTACTCGTTAAAAAACAGAAGAAGACACCATTAAggaagtttggatcaagatggtGATCAAGCGTGGTCCATATCAACACAGCTCAAGAGTTCTGAAGTGAAAACCTATGAAACATCATAATTATGgacttattattgttttgcatatctattcatacgacacatgaacacttaaatggtgttcgtgtgtcgtatgaatagacatattcgcgggaattaattgtggccacaaataaataaaaacgagcattttgtatctacaaaaatctatgtaatcataccacatcaagctttgaaattttggatattgctataaggaacactgattgttaaggtgttaactttatttaacgaaatacttaacaacattttggttgattttgagcgttacaTAAAGTTTCACACACATAGTaaaactgatttgtttaaaaCACAACAGAATGAAGTAATTTTTCAAAGGATAAAAGTACAATCTTTTTTTGGATTTTCTGGGTTAATACCTTTTTTCTAGATcaccttaaaaataatttattagcCAAATTCATagcaaatatattacaaatatttagctttttttgttttcagaaaaacaCAACGCTCCCAAAACTATTAATGTAGCCTATTTGTTGCTACCTAAAATGCTTTCTGATATGTAAATTTTGGTTATTAATATGTTGCAACAACAGAGCAAAGATACAAGCACAAACCCATCAGATGAGAATTGAATAAGAACCAGAAATGACAATTTTAGCTGAAATGTACCTGATAATTGTTGAATATCTGGAAAAGCCCACTTTGAAATGGTGTAAGTCcgtctgaaaaacaacaacagtgacTTGCTTGTTTAGCACATGCGTAGTTACATGAAAACTGTAACTTTAAAACACAGTATTTCAGTTTATGGGTGTAAAAGATGTTTTGAAGGCTCTGAAGAGATATTACCGGTAATCATCTGCAAATTGTCACATTTCAAAATAAGACAGTCAATCTCTGATTTTATTCTCCAATAtgctataaaaaaaactatttgatAAGTGATTTGAGaacaatacaatttacaaaaaattatagccAATAATATGTTGCCTTTTTACTATTTATTACCTGTTGAAACATTGCACAGTTTTCTATTTGTCTCTGCCAGGGTACCACACAGTGCCTCTTTTACCTGTCAAATTTAATTATATAGCGATTAACAAGTGGACCCAATGCCATTAGGTGCTCACCTTAGACATTAAGGATCTTAGCCAGATTTTAATTTGGTTGATATAATTTGGtcaaatttctgaccaagttctataaatatttgacaatagACAACTCACAATGACAgatggacaaaaggtgatcacaaaagctcaccatgagcatgttgtagTTGTGAGACAGTAAATCAATTTTCCATGCAGGCACACATTATTATTATGAAGATGTTTCAATGTACAAATTCAATCAGCTGTAGAACTTAAAATAGAACCAGTTACATATCATGCATTAAGTGCTGATTATATCACAAATCTCAAATTCTCAACTACACATTTATGACTGAGATGCAAATAAGCTTTATTCAGACTAAAAACTGACACATTGGCTCACAAATATGAAGTTTAAAGAGTGTGATTTTGTTCTACTTTATCTTACGATTATTATTATGCCTCTAAtattgaaaacaagagggcctaaaaggcccaaagtcgctcacctgagataacaagatattattgggacaaatcttctgaccaagtttcacgaagatcggaaaataaatgtggcctctagagtgtttacaaagttttactatagccatataaggaaaaatgccccgccacctggcagccatgtttttcaaccaaccagcatcatttttgcactcgtccaagatattatcgggaaaaatcttctgaccaagtttcatgaagatcggacagtaaatgtggcctctagagtgttaacaagattttactatagccatataaggaaaaatgccccgccccttggaagccatttttttcaagcaaacataattattttcgaactcatccaagatatcattgagaacaatcttcagaccaaatttcatgaagattggacactcaatgtggcctctagagtgttaacaaggttttactatagccatttatagccatataaggaaaaatgccccgcccctggtggccatgtttttaaagcaaccaaaaccattttcgaactcatccaggatatcattgggacaaattttctgaccatgtttcatgatgatcggaaattAAATGTGACCTCAaaggtgttaacaaggttttactatagccatatcaggaaaataGCCCCGCACCCGTGGTggccttgtttttcaaccaaccggcatcattttttaactcgtccaagatattattaggatgaatcttctgaccaagtttcatgaagatcggactttaaatgtggcctctagagtgttaacaagagttTACTATAgctttatatagccatataaagaaaaatgccccgccccttggtgagCATGTTTTTCacgcaaacgtaaccattttcaaactcatccaagatatcattaagacatttcttctgaccatatttcatcaagattggaaataaatgtggcctctagagtgttaacaaggttttactatagccatatatggaaaaatgccccgccccctggcagccatgtttttcaaccaacccgcatcattttcaaactcatccaagatattattgggatgaatcttctgaccaagtttccttaagattggacaataaatgtggcctctagagtcttaacaagattttactatagccaaatatagccatataaggaaaaatgccccgccccttggcagccatgtttttcaagcataggttaccatttttgaactcatccaagatatcagtgggacaaatcttctgagcaagttttatgaagatcagaaaataaatgtggcctctagagtgtaaacaaggttttaccatagccatgtaaggaaaaatgccccgccccctggcggccatgttattcaaccaactggcatcatttttgaactcgtccaagatattattgtgatgaatcttctgaccaagttttatgaagatcagacaataaatgtggcctctagagtgttaacaagattttactatagccatataaggaaaaatcccccgccccttggcagccatgtttttcaagcaaacgtaaccattttcgaactcatccaagatatcattgaaaccaatcttctgaccaaatttcatgaagattggacaataaatgtggcctctagagagttaacaaggcaaatgttgtcgccgcacaacggacgacggacaaaaagcgatcacaaaagctcccatgagcacattgtgctcaggtgagctaaataggGGTTTAAAGTCATATTTCGAAAAATTTGAGTGTCAAAGACTCAAAGTATAAGTGAAAGGGAATGCCTGAAGACGAGTGACTAGCCTGGTGCTCTTACATGGAGCTCTTTAAGACGCTTGTCATCCTTGTAGCTATGTTTCACTTTTAGTGCTGGAGACGGCCACTTGTGTTGAGCCACTCCCACACCTGGTACCTGGGCAATATAAGAAATGGAGATTAAGCATCACATGTTAAGATTTAGCCTTGAAGACCAGTCATTGTAACAACGAAGTCTCCTTCAACAGTTACTAGCTGGATCTAATTTGTTTTGACTAATAAACATGAACACAAGATTTGTGTAAATTTCAGCGTTATGATAACAAGCCACATCATAAATCatgggttttacatggcatacatGTATAGACAATGGAGTACGCTGAAGATGCGTACAAAGGGACTCAGAAGCAAATATTATAAAGTGACTgtagaaaaaaacattacaatacaGTTCAATAAATGGAACATGATGAAATATGCACTTACTGGTTATAAATTGTTACCGCATAAAATTGTTAACAGGTGTTGATTTCACAACTTACTTGCCTTAATTAATTACTTGCTCACCATTTGTTTTTAACTTTTCATAAGTAACAGTTGTTTACAGTATGTTTACAGTAATTGTTTACAATTAAACTCGCCATAAATAATAAATAGCTCACCATTTGCTTTTAACTTTTCAGGGACAATTTTTATAGTATGTTTACAGACTTTATTAACCTTTACCTTTTCTAATTTACACGGAGTAAATACATTTACCTCTTCCCACTAACATGAATTGCTTACCTTTACCTCTTACTAATAGCATCAATTATCTTTACAAACTGGCATGAATAACCTACCTTAACATCTTCTGACTGACAAGCTGAACAAGAAGTGAGTTTCTCAGCAACATCTTCATCCAGGACTCGCTCAAAATGATGAAGGAAGGGATCTGACGAAACAATTCATAACTTTCTGTTGATTATAAGAAGGcttatatatttcaaacatgCTTTTATCACATCAAAAACAAATAACTGTCAAGTTTCGTGGGAAATTAGTTTGGATGGAAACACATTACATGGCAATTAGACAAGCAAGTAAACACACAGCCACATCAGCTACAATCTTCCTCTATACAAATTGGAAGAACTGTTAAGTTGGtattatgcaaaacaaaaaacaattccATAATTGTAGTTAAGCACCTACAGACATTATTTTAGAGAATAGTACAAGTACAACTTCAAACTGATTTAAGAATGGGCCAAAATTCATAAATCATTAAATTTTTAAAGGGTACCAAGattgaaacataaaattaatttaacaatgtTTACCTGTATCTAGAAGTATGTTGTCTGtatcatcatccacatcatcaaCCTCATCATCTTCAACCTCCTCCTCCCCATCCTCTTCACGattatcactatcatcatcatcgccatcatcattcGCATGTTCACTATCATCCTCTGCTTCACTCTCAACTTCAGAGTCAAGGTCCTTAGTGTCCGCCTCTATTT
Encoded proteins:
- the LOC127871696 gene encoding U3 small nucleolar RNA-associated protein 25 homolog, with protein sequence MPNVKRKPQQKNQGNKRKRRQIDLGALSKKHRKLYREEGKRPMKKETENIVAEETDVKANENNVNSEEDSYSSSDEEHNPYQQLLSQLVPSRLDNKSHVDSDESESSESNEELEDDEDVEEIEADTKDLDSEVESEAEDDSEHANDDGDDDDSDNREEDGEEEVEDDEVDDVDDDTDNILLDTDPFLHHFERVLDEDVAEKLTSCSACQSEDVKVPGVGVAQHKWPSPALKVKHSYKDDKRLKELHVKEALCGTLAETNRKLCNVSTDGLTPFQSGLFQIFNNYQDVFYSERDKDKGEQLRLAYCLHALNHVLKTRKQVVAHNTKIKQKGHQDVDDDFRDQGLTRPKVLMIVPFRDSAKKIVDILIELLNPTDQTMQSFVSNKKRFYQEYTLPEEDEPKKGYKPEDFEATFEGNIDDHFRIGLGVAKKTLKLYTQFYMSDIILASPLGLRRLIGAEGEKERDYDFLSSIEMLIIDQADVLMMQNWDHVLHIMRHLHLQPQESHGVDFSRVRMWTLNGWSKFYRQTLLFSAVSVPEMSALFNKHCHNYAGKYQFLRKPSTGTICQIAAQLPQVFHRIESSSYTNLPDDRFEFFIKKVFPQHSKAGIQQTLIFIPSYFDFVRLRNYFKREGINVLQVSEYTEDKAVNTARNLFFHHKVPYMLYTERFHFYKRVRVRGIRHLIFYSLPQYPHLYSEVCNMMQDSKVKAGADYSCTVLYSKFDAQRLAEIVGTERAGVMLTSQKSVHMFVSGENG